A stretch of the Metopolophium dirhodum isolate CAU chromosome 8, ASM1992520v1, whole genome shotgun sequence genome encodes the following:
- the LOC132951249 gene encoding dynein light chain Tctex-type protein 2B-like isoform X3 — MSIKIEVENEVDNNKSQVHNFQIRPTHNQKFNTHIAKEAIQETLLKYLKDKEYSQIEAEPLSTTIAKEIKDRLKDHCLENRYKSMVQVVLGERHGAGTRVGARCIWDADTDTQASDKFLNETIFCVAVVFAVYFY, encoded by the exons atgtcaataaaaattgaGGTAGAGAACGAAGTGGATAATAACAAATCACAAGTTCATAATTTCCAAATCAGACCTACACACAATCAAAA attcaatACACATATTGCAAAGGAAGCTATTCAAGAGACTCTTCTTAAATACCTGAAGGATAAAGAGTATAGTCAAATTGAAGCTGAACCACTTAGCACAACTATTGCTAAAGAAATCAAGGACAGACTTaaag atcATTGTTTGGAAAATCGTTACAAGTCAATGGTACAAGTTGTTTTGGGTGAACGACACGGTGCTGGTACAAGAGTTGGAGCTCGTTGTATTTGGGATGCTGATACTGACACACAAGCCTCTGataagtttttaaat gagACTATATTTTGTGTGGCAGTAGTTTTTgctgtgtatttttattaa
- the LOC132951249 gene encoding tRNA-uridine aminocarboxypropyltransferase 2-like isoform X1: MSNEEVDDIWDDFINLPADPPEMRQICFSCERPQNVCWCNYLPKTRLKPKCRIILLQHPAEEKRSLRTAPMLTLGLAEESCVVYKGKKFPTKKHVGLWDILSSKHSVLLYPSKKAMDIVDLPKETELHNLIILDGTWPQAKAIYNNTPLLQSMIHVKFMHKYESHYIIRTQPTDGCLSTLETAIEALTVLEKDESYKNILLKPLNALCNFQLQHGAVTHQSKEFKKRNRTYPKLIGRRLRQYLDNVPMVK, translated from the exons atgTCTAATGAAGAGGTTGATGATATCTGggatgattttataaatttacctgCAGACCCTCCTGAAATGCGTCAAATCTGTTTTTCATGCGA GCGACCTCAAAATGTATGTTGGTGTAATTATTTACCTAAAACAAGGCTAAAGCCTAAATGTCGAATTATTCTACTGCAACACCCAGCAGAAGAAAAAAGAAGTCTTCGTACCGCTCCTATGTTGACATTGGGATTGGCAGAAGAAAGTTGTGTTGTttataaaggaaaaaaattccctacaaaaaa acATGTTGGCCTATGGGATATATTATCATCTAAACACTCAGTTTTATTGTATCCTTCTAAAAAAGCAATGGATATAGTTGATTTACCAAAAGAAACAGAACTTCATAATTTGATTATACTTGATGGTACTTGGCCACAAGCAAAAgctatttacaataatacaccATTGCTGCAATCAATGATACAT gtaaAATTTATGCACAAATATGAAAGTCATTATATTATCAGGACCCAACCAACGGATGGATGTCTTTCTACATTAGAAACTGCAATTGAAGCATTAACAGTATTAGAAAAAGATgaatcatacaaaaatatattgctgAAACCTTTAAATGCTCTATGTAATTTTCAACTACAGCATGGTGCTGTAACACATCAAAgcaaagaatttaaaaaacgaAATCGAACTTATCCTAAACTAATTGGAAGACGACTTCGACAGTATTTAGATAATG tACCTATGGTTAAATAA
- the LOC132950363 gene encoding O-acyltransferase like protein-like has translation MFSHSSLRWSTSVFMLSTLTLAEFDGQIHRNDDGALPLPRSSQLSALNGSDMAFLGKGENVPLKDDDIYPESWVSDLFYRALVNFTIQHVGSSACQRQVDMYVRNLQNYTDWAVRMAESWNRHPIGILAGNKYHMGNYDECVDVNYPVKGQYCLSEIHLISPMGKNYSFQNGTDTINEVGDNHAWKTILGWVDSPDLVKRNSLNLGICIPDSCSASDLQTSLQNEFDKVFLPETFKAVVQVDPILCTVSGDMYPYDMAYFLTSAFFILVVMICCGVTVCHFIKLSCQQNKTFSDDEFFISFSFIKSVKELLKYDKTNELNILNGAKVSTMLFILFGHRFMFLVGNPMSHPQLIENMYTYGPDSLLTSMNLVDPFFFISGFILYATISPIFMNVGSVWIKLASPVIYRIMRLLPAYCAMMAITANIVPHLGGGPLWPQKTWSEAETCKKYWWTNLLFISNFIDAKYECLIVSWYISCDVQFFIVGVVLVYVYTKNIKYGIGLLSTIIISSIITPFIITILKENDGILKVHLPFLENPRTSITFNESYRASHLRATPFFVGLAMSLVIKKLKEQKKFFSAITVYGGTFVVTVVSLWVQFYGGIFYARHRPYYLFEHALYSTISHWTWTAICAWVTICYYTTGYGLLSKVYDNRFIVPIGRLSYSVFLVNLIVMMMSQSSQRLPNYLSIKSLLDAWISDTFKTYLMALALHLVIEAPFGNLIRQMFGRGKKSDSSIRNEIPIEKTTTAETPKKVMTHL, from the exons ATGTTTTCGCACTCGTCGTTGCGATGGTCGACGTCGGTGTTCATGCTGTCGACACTAACGTTGGCCGAGTTCGACGGTCAAATTCATCGGAACGACGACGGTGCATTGCCGTTACCGCGGTCGTCACAATTATCGGCGCTCAACGGCTCCGACATGGCCTTTCTGGGTAAAGGTGAAAACGTACCACTGAAGGACGACGACATTTATCCCGAGTCGTGGGTCTCCGATTTGTTTTACCGAGCGTTGGTTAATTTTACTATTCAGCACGTGGGCAGCTCCGCTTGCCAGAGACAAGTGGACATGTACGTTAGAAACCTACAGAATTACACCGATTGGGCCGTCAGAA tGGCAGAGTCTTGGAATCGACATCCAATTGGCATACTAGCTGGCAACAAATATCATATGGGTAATTATGACGAATGTGTTGACGTTAATTATCCAGTGAAGGGACAGTATTGTTTGTCcgaaatacatttaatttcgcCAATGGGAAAAAATTACAGTTTCCAAAACGGAACAGATACCATTAACGAAGTTGGCGACAATCACGCGTGGAAAACAATACTTGGG TGGGTCGATTCTCCGGATCTAGTCAAACGAAACAGTTTGAATTTAGGGATATGCATACCGGATTCTTGTTCAGCGTCAGATCTACAGACTTCGTTGCAAAATGAATTTGATAAGGTGTTTTTACCGGAGACGTTCAAAGCTGTCGTTCAAGTAGACCCGATACTCTGTACTGTGAGTGGAGATATGTATCCTTACGACATGGCGTATTTTTTAACCAG tgcatttttcaTTCTAGTTGTTATGATTTGTTGTGGTGTGACCGTTTGTCATTTCATAAAACTATCGTGTCAACAAAATAAAACCTTTTCTG aTGATGAAttctttatttcattttcatttatcaAGTCTGTCAAAGAATTATTAAAGTATGATAAAACAAACGAACTTAATATACTGAATGGTGCGAAAGTGTCAACCatgttattcattttatttggtCATAGATTCATGTTTTTAGTAGGAAATCCTATGAGTCATCCTCAATTGATCGAAAAT ATGTACACTTATGGACCTGATTCATTATTGACTAGTATGAATCTAGTCGATCCGTTTTTCTTTATTAGTGGTTTTATCTTGTACGCGACAATCTCTCCGATATTCATGAACGTTGGATCAGTATGGATAAAGCTTGCGTCACCGGTTATCTACCGAATAATGAG aTTGTTACCGGCTTATTGTGCAATGATGGCGATCACAGCTAATATCGTACCTCATCTTGGAGGCGGGCCACTTTGGCCTCAAAAAACCTGGAGCGAAGCCGAGACATGTAAGAAATATTGGTGGACCAATTTgctttttataagtaattttattgaCGCCAAGTACGAA TGCCTCATAGTGAGCTGGTACATATCGTGTGACGTTCAGTTCTTCATAGTTGGAGTTGTTTTAGTTTATGTTTACACAAAGAACATTAAATACGGAATTGGATTGCTCTCTACCATTATTATTTCGTCGATAATTACGCCATTTATAATCACGATTTTGAAAGAAAACGATGGAATTCTTAAAGTACACCTTCC ATTTTTAGAAAACCCCAGAACTTCTATAACGTTTAATGAGTCTTACAGAGCAAGTCACTTGCGAGCCACGCCTTTTTTTGTCGGGTTGGCAATGAGCttggttattaaaaaattgaaagagcaaaaaaaatttttttcagcg attACCGTCTATGGAGGGACGTTTGTTGTAACTGTGGTCAGTTTGTGGGTACAGTTTTATGGTGGTATATTTTATGCTAGACATAGACCTTATTATCTATTTGAACACGCTCTATATTCGACTATCAGCCATTGGACATGGACGGCAATATGTGCGTGGGTCACTATTTGTTATTACACAACTGGTTACG GTCTTTTATCAAAAGTTTATGATAACAGATTTATTGTACCCATTGGGAGACTCTCATACTCCGTTTTCTTGGTGAACCTAATCGTTATGATGATGTCTCAGAGTTCTCAAAGACTACCTAATTATCTATCAATAAAATCATTG TTGGATGCTTGGATATCCGatacatttaaaacttatttaatggCCTTAGCATTACACTTAGTTATAGAAGCGCCGTTTGGAAATTTGATTAGACAAATGTTCGGTCGAGG gaaAAAGAGTGACTCGTCCATAAGAAACGAAATACCAATTGAAAAAACTACAACTGCAGAAACTCCAAAAAAAGTTATGACtcatttataa
- the LOC132951249 gene encoding tRNA-uridine aminocarboxypropyltransferase 2-like isoform X2 codes for MSNEEVDDIWDDFINLPADPPEMRQICFSCERPQNVCWCNYLPKTRLKPKCRIILLQHPAEEKRSLRTAPMLTLGLAEESCVVYKGKKFPTKKHVGLWDILSSKHSVLLYPSKKAMDIVDLPKETELHNLIILDGTWPQAKAIYNNTPLLQSMIHVKFMHKYESHYIIRTQPTDGCLSTLETAIEALTVLEKDESYKNILLKPLNALCNFQLQHGAVTHQSKEFKKRNRTYPKLIGRRLRQYLDNGDDY; via the exons atgTCTAATGAAGAGGTTGATGATATCTGggatgattttataaatttacctgCAGACCCTCCTGAAATGCGTCAAATCTGTTTTTCATGCGA GCGACCTCAAAATGTATGTTGGTGTAATTATTTACCTAAAACAAGGCTAAAGCCTAAATGTCGAATTATTCTACTGCAACACCCAGCAGAAGAAAAAAGAAGTCTTCGTACCGCTCCTATGTTGACATTGGGATTGGCAGAAGAAAGTTGTGTTGTttataaaggaaaaaaattccctacaaaaaa acATGTTGGCCTATGGGATATATTATCATCTAAACACTCAGTTTTATTGTATCCTTCTAAAAAAGCAATGGATATAGTTGATTTACCAAAAGAAACAGAACTTCATAATTTGATTATACTTGATGGTACTTGGCCACAAGCAAAAgctatttacaataatacaccATTGCTGCAATCAATGATACAT gtaaAATTTATGCACAAATATGAAAGTCATTATATTATCAGGACCCAACCAACGGATGGATGTCTTTCTACATTAGAAACTGCAATTGAAGCATTAACAGTATTAGAAAAAGATgaatcatacaaaaatatattgctgAAACCTTTAAATGCTCTATGTAATTTTCAACTACAGCATGGTGCTGTAACACATCAAAgcaaagaatttaaaaaacgaAATCGAACTTATCCTAAACTAATTGGAAGACGACTTCGACAGTATTTAGATAATGGTGATGATTATTAA